Proteins co-encoded in one Klebsiella michiganensis genomic window:
- a CDS encoding endonuclease VIII (5-formyluracil/5-hydroxymethyluracil DNA glycosylase; involved in base excision repair of DNA damaged by oxidation or by mutagenic agents; acts as DNA glycosylase that recognizes and removes damaged bases with a preference for oxidized pyrimidines; has apurinic/apyrimidinic lyase activity): MPEGPEIRRAADKLEAAVGGEPLTEAWFAFEELKPFEAMLVGKTIDSIETRGKAMLTHFSNGLTLYSHNQLYGVWRVADAGKIAETNRVLRVRLQTAKKAILLYSASDIEILDKGQLEQHPFLQRVGPDVLDETLTVDLVKARLLSPRFRRRQFSGLLLDQAFLAGLGNYLRVEILWEAELAPQHRAEDLSEAQAERLATALLAIPRLSYQTRGQGDENKHHGAVFSFRVFHRAGEQCERCGGIIERTNLSSRPFYWCPACQK, from the coding sequence ATGCCGGAAGGACCGGAGATTCGCCGCGCGGCGGACAAACTTGAAGCCGCCGTGGGCGGGGAGCCGTTAACCGAAGCCTGGTTTGCTTTTGAAGAGCTAAAGCCGTTTGAGGCGATGCTGGTGGGGAAAACCATCGATAGTATCGAAACCCGGGGGAAAGCGATGCTGACGCATTTTTCCAACGGTTTAACCTTGTACAGCCATAACCAGCTGTACGGTGTATGGCGAGTCGCTGATGCAGGTAAAATAGCAGAAACGAACCGTGTGCTGCGTGTCAGGCTACAAACGGCCAAAAAGGCCATTCTGCTTTATAGCGCTTCGGACATCGAAATACTGGATAAAGGTCAGCTTGAGCAACATCCTTTCCTGCAGCGTGTGGGGCCGGATGTTCTGGACGAGACGCTGACAGTAGATCTGGTCAAAGCGCGCCTGCTGTCGCCGCGTTTCCGCCGTCGCCAGTTCAGTGGATTACTGCTTGACCAGGCTTTTCTTGCCGGTCTGGGGAATTACCTGCGAGTGGAAATCCTTTGGGAGGCGGAGCTGGCGCCGCAGCACCGCGCGGAGGATTTAAGCGAAGCTCAGGCCGAGCGTCTGGCGACTGCTTTGCTGGCTATTCCACGGCTTTCTTATCAGACGCGGGGGCAGGGAGACGAGAACAAACACCACGGGGCAGTTTTCAGCTTCAGGGTGTTTCATCGGGCCGGGGAGCAGTGCGAGCGCTGCGGAGGAATTATTGAAAGAACCAACCTTTCTTCAAGGCCGTTTTATTGGTGTCCTGCCTGTCAGAAATAA
- the gltA gene encoding type II citrate synthase (type II enzyme; in Escherichia coli this enzyme forms a trimer of dimers which is allosterically inhibited by NADH and competitively inhibited by alpha-ketoglutarate; allosteric inhibition is lost when Cys206 is chemically modified which also affects hexamer formation; forms oxaloacetate and acetyl-CoA and water from citrate and coenzyme A; functions in TCA cycle, glyoxylate cycle and respiration; enzyme from Helicobacter pylori is not inhibited by NADH) — MADTKANLTLNGDDALELDVLKGTLGQDVIDIRSLGSKGVFTFDPGFTSTASCESKITYIDGDEGILLHRGFPIDQLATESSYLEVCYILLNGEKPTQEQFDEFKTTVTRHTMIHEQITRLFHGFRRDSHPMAVLCGVTGALAAFYHDSLDVNNPRHREIAAFRLLSKMPTVAAMCYKYSIGQPFVYPRNDLSYSANFLNMMFSTPCEEYKVNPILERAMDRILILHADHEQNASTSTVRTAGSSGANPFACIAAGIASLWGPAHGGANEAALKMLEEISTVEHIPEFIRRAKDKNDSFRLMGFGHRVYKNYDPRATVMRETCHEVLKELNLKDNNLLEVAMELEHIALNDPYFIEKKLYPNVDFYSGIILKAMGIPSSMFTVIFAMARTVGWIAHWNEMHDDGIKIARPRQLYTGYDKRDFKSDLKK; from the coding sequence ATGGCTGATACTAAAGCAAACCTCACCCTAAATGGTGACGATGCTCTCGAACTTGATGTGCTAAAGGGCACGCTAGGTCAGGATGTAATTGATATCCGTAGTCTTGGTTCTAAAGGTGTATTTACTTTTGACCCAGGTTTCACCTCTACCGCATCCTGCGAATCCAAAATCACTTATATCGACGGTGACGAAGGCATTCTTTTGCACCGCGGTTTCCCGATTGACCAACTGGCCACCGAATCCAGCTACCTGGAAGTGTGCTACATCCTGCTGAACGGTGAAAAACCGACTCAGGAGCAGTTCGACGAATTCAAAACCACCGTTACCCGCCACACAATGATTCACGAGCAGATCACCCGTCTGTTCCACGGCTTCCGTCGCGACTCGCATCCGATGGCCGTGCTGTGCGGCGTGACCGGTGCGCTGGCGGCCTTCTACCACGACTCCCTTGACGTGAATAACCCACGTCACCGTGAAATCGCGGCATTCCGCCTGCTCTCCAAAATGCCAACCGTAGCGGCAATGTGTTACAAGTATTCGATTGGTCAGCCGTTCGTTTACCCACGCAACGACCTCTCCTACTCGGCTAACTTCCTGAACATGATGTTCTCCACGCCGTGCGAAGAGTACAAAGTTAACCCAATTCTGGAACGCGCAATGGACAGGATTCTTATCCTGCATGCCGACCACGAGCAGAACGCATCGACGTCAACCGTGCGTACCGCAGGTTCTTCCGGCGCTAACCCATTTGCATGTATCGCGGCGGGTATCGCTTCCCTGTGGGGACCGGCTCACGGCGGCGCGAACGAAGCTGCGCTGAAGATGCTGGAAGAAATCAGCACCGTGGAACACATTCCGGAATTCATCCGTCGCGCCAAAGATAAAAACGACTCGTTCCGCCTGATGGGCTTCGGCCACCGCGTGTACAAAAACTACGACCCGCGTGCCACCGTGATGCGTGAAACCTGTCACGAAGTGCTGAAAGAACTGAACCTGAAGGATAACAACCTGCTGGAAGTGGCGATGGAGCTGGAGCACATCGCGCTGAACGACCCGTACTTCATCGAGAAGAAACTTTACCCGAACGTAGACTTCTACTCCGGTATCATCCTGAAAGCGATGGGCATCCCTTCTTCCATGTTTACCGTTATCTTCGCGATGGCGCGTACCGTGGGCTGGATTGCACACTGGAACGAAATGCACGACGACGGCATCAAAATTGCCCGTCCACGTCAGCTGTATACCGGCTACGACAAACGTGATTTCAAATCCGATCTCAAAAAGTAA
- the sdhC gene encoding succinate dehydrogenase: MWALFMIRNVKKQRPVNLDLKTIRFPVTAIASILHRVSGVITFVAVGILLWLLGLSLSSPEGFLTASAVMSSFIVKFIMWGILTALAYHVVVGIRHLLMDFGYLEETFVAGKRSAHISFVITVVLSILAGVLVW, from the coding sequence ATGTGGGCGCTATTCATGATAAGAAACGTGAAAAAACAACGACCTGTCAATCTGGACCTGAAAACGATCCGGTTCCCCGTCACTGCAATCGCTTCCATCCTCCACCGCGTTTCCGGCGTGATCACATTTGTGGCGGTCGGCATTCTGCTTTGGTTGCTGGGACTGTCACTCTCCTCCCCGGAAGGTTTTCTGACCGCTTCCGCCGTGATGAGCAGCTTTATCGTTAAATTCATAATGTGGGGCATTCTGACGGCTCTGGCCTATCACGTGGTGGTCGGTATTCGCCATCTGCTGATGGACTTTGGCTATCTGGAAGAGACCTTTGTAGCGGGCAAACGATCCGCACATATCTCCTTTGTTATTACTGTCGTGCTTTCAATTCTTGCAGGAGTCCTCGTATGGTAA
- the sdhD gene encoding succinate dehydrogenase, which yields MVSNASALGRNGVHDYVLVRATAIVLTLYIIYMIGFFAFTGELTYDVWHGFFASAFTKVFTLLALFSILIHAWIGMWQVLTDYVKPLAIRLPLQLLIVVALLVYVIYGFVVVWGV from the coding sequence ATGGTAAGCAATGCCTCCGCATTGGGTCGCAATGGCGTGCACGATTATGTGCTGGTTCGCGCTACCGCCATCGTACTCACCCTGTACATCATCTACATGATTGGCTTCTTCGCTTTCACCGGCGAGCTGACCTACGACGTCTGGCACGGCTTCTTTGCCTCTGCCTTCACCAAAGTTTTCACCCTGCTGGCACTGTTCTCTATTTTGATCCATGCCTGGATTGGCATGTGGCAGGTGTTGACCGACTACGTTAAACCGCTGGCGATTCGCCTTCCTTTACAGCTGCTGATTGTTGTCGCGCTGTTGGTTTACGTCATTTATGGATTCGTTGTGGTGTGGGGTGTGTAA
- the sdhA gene encoding succinate dehydrogenase (part of four member succinate dehydrogenase enzyme complex that forms a trimeric complex (trimer of tetramers); SdhA/B are the catalytic subcomplex and can exhibit succinate dehydrogenase activity in the absence of SdhC/D which are the membrane components and form cytochrome b556; SdhC binds ubiquinone; oxidizes succinate to fumarate while reducing ubiquinone to ubiquinol) translates to MKLPVREFDAVVIGAGGAGMRAALQISQSGQTCALLSKVFPTRSHTVSAQGGITVALGNTHEDNWEWHMYDTVKGSDYIGDQDAIEYMCKTGPEAILELDHMGLPFSRLENGTIYQRPFGGQSKDFGGEQAARTAAAADRTGHALLHTLYQQNLKNHTTIFSEWYALDLVKNADGAVVGCTALCIETGEVVYFKARATVLATGGAGRIYQSTTNAHINTGDGVGMAIRAGVPVQDMEMWQFHPTGIAGAGVLVTEGCRGEGGYLLNKHGERFMERYAPNAKDLAGRDVVARSIMIEIREGRGCDGPWGPHAKLKLDHLGKEVLESRLPGILELSRTFAHVDPVKEPIPVIPTCHYMMGGIPTKVTGQALTVNEQGEDVVIPGLFAVGEIACVSVHGANRLGGNSLLDLVVFGRAVGLHLQESIAEQGDLLDATEAEIDASLERLNRWNGNRNGEDPVEIRKALQECMQHNFSVFREGDAMAKGLEQLKAIRERLKNARLDDTSSEFNTQRVECLELDNLMETAYATAVSANFRTESRGAHSRFDFPERDDENWLCHSLYLPETESMTRRSVNMEPKLRPAFPPKIRTY, encoded by the coding sequence ATGAAACTGCCAGTCAGAGAATTTGATGCTGTAGTGATTGGTGCCGGTGGCGCAGGTATGCGCGCGGCGCTACAGATTTCCCAGAGCGGCCAGACCTGTGCGCTGCTTTCTAAAGTGTTCCCGACCCGTTCCCATACCGTATCTGCTCAGGGTGGTATCACCGTGGCGCTCGGTAATACCCATGAAGATAACTGGGAATGGCACATGTATGACACGGTAAAAGGTTCCGACTACATCGGTGACCAGGACGCCATCGAATATATGTGTAAAACCGGCCCGGAAGCGATTCTGGAGCTGGACCACATGGGCCTGCCTTTCTCCCGTCTGGAAAACGGCACCATTTATCAACGTCCGTTCGGCGGCCAGTCGAAAGACTTCGGCGGCGAGCAGGCGGCACGTACTGCCGCAGCCGCTGACCGTACCGGTCACGCCTTGCTGCACACGCTGTATCAGCAGAACCTGAAAAACCACACCACAATCTTCTCCGAGTGGTATGCGCTGGACCTGGTGAAAAACGCCGATGGCGCCGTCGTGGGCTGCACCGCGCTGTGCATTGAAACCGGGGAAGTGGTTTACTTCAAAGCCCGGGCAACGGTGCTGGCGACCGGCGGTGCGGGACGTATCTATCAGTCCACCACCAACGCCCATATCAACACTGGTGACGGCGTTGGCATGGCTATCCGCGCTGGCGTGCCGGTGCAGGATATGGAAATGTGGCAGTTCCACCCAACCGGCATCGCCGGGGCAGGGGTTCTGGTCACAGAAGGCTGTCGCGGTGAAGGCGGCTACCTGCTGAACAAACACGGCGAACGCTTCATGGAGCGTTATGCCCCGAATGCGAAAGACCTTGCGGGTCGTGACGTGGTGGCGCGTTCCATCATGATCGAAATCCGTGAAGGCCGCGGCTGTGATGGCCCGTGGGGCCCACACGCCAAGCTGAAACTCGACCATCTGGGTAAAGAGGTGCTGGAATCCCGCCTGCCGGGCATTCTGGAGCTGTCCCGTACTTTCGCCCACGTCGATCCGGTGAAAGAGCCGATTCCGGTTATCCCAACCTGCCACTACATGATGGGCGGTATTCCAACCAAAGTGACCGGTCAGGCGCTGACGGTGAACGAACAGGGCGAAGATGTCGTTATCCCTGGTTTGTTCGCAGTGGGCGAAATCGCCTGTGTTTCCGTACACGGTGCGAACCGCCTGGGCGGCAACTCCCTGCTTGACCTGGTCGTGTTCGGGCGTGCTGTGGGTCTGCACCTGCAGGAATCTATTGCTGAACAGGGCGATCTGCTTGACGCAACTGAAGCTGAAATCGACGCCTCCCTTGAGCGCCTGAACCGCTGGAACGGCAACCGTAATGGTGAAGATCCGGTGGAGATCCGCAAAGCGCTGCAGGAATGTATGCAGCACAACTTCTCGGTGTTCCGTGAAGGTGACGCGATGGCCAAAGGGCTTGAGCAACTGAAAGCGATCCGTGAGCGCCTGAAAAACGCCCGTCTGGACGATACTTCCAGCGAGTTCAACACCCAGCGCGTTGAGTGCCTTGAGCTGGATAACCTGATGGAAACCGCTTATGCCACTGCGGTGTCGGCAAACTTCCGTACCGAGAGCCGTGGCGCGCATAGCCGCTTCGACTTCCCGGAGCGTGATGACGAAAACTGGCTGTGCCATTCCCTGTATCTGCCAGAGACGGAATCCATGACGCGTCGTAGCGTCAATATGGAACCGAAACTGCGTCCGGCGTTCCCGCCGAAGATTCGTACTTATTAA
- the sdhB gene encoding succinate dehydrogenase (part of four member succinate dehydrogenase enzyme complex that forms a trimeric complex (trimer of tetramers); SdhA/B are the catalytic subcomplex and can exhibit succinate dehydrogenase activity in the absence of SdhC/D which are the membrane components and form cytochrome b556; SdhC binds ubiquinone; oxidizes succinate to fumarate while reducing ubiquinone to ubiquinol; the catalytic subunits are similar to fumarate reductase), with product MKLEFSVYRYNPDVDDAPRMQDYTLEAEDGRDMMLLDALMQLKEKDPSLSFRRSCREGVCGSDGLNMNGKNGLACITPISALGNGKQKIVIRPLPGLPVIRDLVVDMGQFYAQYEKIKPYLLNNGQNPPAREHLQSPEQREKLDGLYECILCACCSTSCPSFWWNPDKFIGPAGLLAAYRFLIDSRDTETDARLDGLSDAFSVFRCHSIMNCVSVCPKGLNPTKAIGHIKSMLLQKSA from the coding sequence ATGAAACTCGAATTCTCAGTTTATCGTTATAACCCGGATGTAGACGACGCTCCGCGCATGCAGGATTACACCCTGGAAGCGGAAGATGGTCGCGATATGATGCTGCTTGACGCTTTAATGCAGCTGAAAGAAAAAGATCCTAGTCTGTCGTTCCGTCGCTCATGCCGTGAAGGCGTTTGTGGCTCTGACGGCCTGAACATGAACGGTAAAAACGGGCTGGCCTGTATCACGCCAATTTCGGCGCTTGGCAACGGCAAACAGAAGATAGTCATCCGTCCTCTGCCTGGCCTGCCGGTGATCCGCGATCTGGTGGTAGACATGGGGCAATTCTATGCTCAATATGAGAAGATTAAGCCTTACCTGTTGAATAATGGGCAAAATCCACCCGCTCGCGAGCATTTACAGTCGCCTGAGCAGCGTGAAAAACTGGATGGTCTGTACGAGTGTATTCTTTGCGCTTGCTGCTCGACTTCCTGCCCGTCGTTCTGGTGGAACCCGGACAAGTTTATCGGCCCGGCCGGTTTGCTGGCTGCGTATCGCTTCCTGATCGACAGCCGTGACACCGAAACGGACGCCCGTCTGGACGGCCTGAGCGATGCTTTCAGCGTATTCCGCTGCCACAGCATTATGAACTGCGTCAGTGTCTGTCCTAAGGGGCTGAACCCGACGAAAGCTATCGGCCATATCAAGTCGATGCTGTTGCAGAAGAGCGCTTAA
- a CDS encoding 2-oxoglutarate dehydrogenase gives MQNGAMKPWLDSSWLAGANQSYIEQLYEDFLTDPDSVDAHWRTMFQQLPGTGARPDQFHSKTRDYFRRLAKDASRYSTAITDPDTDVKQVKVLQLINAWRFRGHQAANLDPLGLWKQESVPDLDPAFHNLTDEDLQQSFNVGSFAGGKETMKLADLIDALQQTYGGSIGAEYMHITNTEEKRWIQQRIESVVGQSTFTPEEKKRFLSELTAAEGLERYLGAKFPGAKRFSLEGGDALVPMLKEMIRHAGKSGTREVVLGMAHRGRLNVLINVLGKKPQDLFDEFAGKHKEHLGTGDVKYHMGFSSDVETEGGLVHLALAFNPSHLEIVSPVVIGSVRARLDRLDKPGSNQVLPITIHGDAAVAGQGVVQETLNMSKARGYEVGGTVRIVINNQIGFTTSNPLDARSTPYCTDIGKMVMAPIFHVNADDPEAVAFVTRLALDFRNTFKRDVFIDLVCYRRHGHNEADEPSATQPVMYQKIKKHPTPRKIYADKLEQDKLATLEDATEMVNLYRDALDAGECVVNEWRPMNMHSFTWSPYLNHEWDESYPNKVEMKRVQELAKRISTVPEAVEMQSRVAKIYSDRQEMANGNKLFDWGAAENLAYATLVDEGVSVRLSGEDAGRGTFFHRHAVIHNQTNGSTYTPLAHVHNSQGIFKVWDSVLSEEAVLAFEYGYATAEPRTLTIWEAQFGDFANGAQVVIDQFISSGEQKWGRMCGLVMLLPHGYEGQGPEHSSARLERYLQLCAEQNMQVCVPSTPAQVYHMLRRQALRGMRRPLVVMSPKSLLRHPLAVSSLDELANGAFQPAIGEIDELDPKGVKRVVLCSGKVYYDLLEQRRKNDQKDVAIVRIEQLYPFPHQAVQEALKPFAHVHDFVWCQEEPLNQGAWYCSQHHFREVIPFGSALRYAGRPASASPAVGYMSVHQKQQQDLVNDALNVE, from the coding sequence ATGCAGAACGGCGCGATGAAGCCCTGGCTGGACTCTTCCTGGCTGGCGGGCGCAAACCAGTCCTACATAGAGCAGCTCTATGAAGACTTCTTAACCGATCCTGACTCTGTTGATGCGCACTGGCGCACGATGTTCCAGCAGTTACCTGGCACCGGAGCCAGACCGGATCAATTCCATTCAAAAACGCGTGATTATTTCCGTCGTCTGGCGAAGGATGCCTCACGTTACTCCACCGCAATTACCGATCCTGACACTGACGTTAAGCAAGTTAAGGTTCTGCAGCTGATCAACGCCTGGCGTTTCCGCGGGCATCAGGCAGCAAACCTCGATCCGCTTGGCCTGTGGAAGCAAGAATCCGTTCCCGATCTGGATCCGGCTTTCCACAACCTGACGGATGAGGATCTGCAGCAGAGCTTTAACGTGGGTTCTTTTGCCGGCGGCAAAGAAACCATGAAGCTTGCGGATCTGATTGACGCTCTGCAACAAACCTACGGCGGCTCTATTGGCGCCGAGTACATGCACATTACCAACACAGAAGAGAAACGCTGGATCCAGCAGCGCATTGAATCTGTGGTGGGCCAGTCAACCTTTACGCCGGAAGAGAAAAAACGCTTCCTGAGCGAGTTGACTGCAGCAGAAGGTCTGGAACGTTACCTGGGTGCCAAATTCCCTGGGGCGAAACGCTTCTCGCTGGAAGGCGGCGATGCGCTGGTGCCGATGCTCAAAGAGATGATTCGCCACGCCGGTAAGAGCGGCACGCGCGAAGTGGTGCTGGGTATGGCGCACCGCGGTCGTCTTAACGTGCTGATCAACGTGCTGGGTAAAAAACCGCAGGATCTGTTCGACGAATTTGCCGGTAAACATAAAGAGCACCTCGGCACCGGTGACGTGAAGTACCACATGGGCTTCTCCTCCGACGTGGAAACCGAAGGCGGCCTGGTTCACCTGGCGCTGGCGTTTAACCCGTCTCACCTCGAAATCGTTAGCCCGGTGGTTATTGGTTCCGTGCGTGCGCGTCTGGATCGTCTGGACAAGCCAGGCAGCAACCAGGTATTGCCGATCACCATTCACGGTGATGCCGCGGTAGCCGGGCAGGGCGTGGTTCAGGAAACCCTGAACATGTCCAAAGCGCGTGGCTATGAAGTGGGCGGTACCGTGCGTATCGTTATCAACAACCAGATTGGTTTCACCACCTCTAACCCGCTGGATGCGCGCTCCACGCCGTACTGTACCGATATCGGTAAGATGGTGATGGCGCCGATTTTCCACGTTAATGCGGACGATCCGGAAGCCGTTGCCTTTGTGACTCGTCTGGCGCTGGACTTCCGTAACACCTTCAAACGCGATGTGTTTATCGATCTGGTTTGCTACCGTCGCCACGGCCATAACGAAGCTGATGAGCCAAGTGCAACTCAGCCAGTGATGTACCAGAAAATCAAAAAACATCCGACCCCGCGTAAGATTTACGCCGACAAGCTGGAGCAGGACAAGCTGGCCACGCTGGAAGATGCCACCGAAATGGTGAATCTGTACCGCGATGCGCTGGATGCGGGCGAATGCGTCGTCAACGAATGGCGTCCGATGAACATGCACTCCTTTACCTGGTCGCCGTACCTTAACCATGAATGGGACGAAAGCTATCCGAACAAGGTTGAGATGAAGCGCGTGCAGGAACTGGCTAAGCGCATCAGCACCGTGCCAGAAGCCGTAGAAATGCAGTCCCGCGTGGCGAAAATCTACAGCGACCGTCAGGAGATGGCGAACGGCAACAAGCTGTTCGACTGGGGGGCGGCAGAGAACCTGGCTTATGCAACCCTGGTAGATGAAGGCGTGTCCGTGCGTCTGTCCGGTGAAGATGCTGGCCGTGGTACCTTCTTCCACCGTCACGCGGTTATCCATAACCAGACTAACGGTTCTACCTACACGCCGCTGGCGCATGTTCACAACAGCCAGGGTATCTTCAAAGTCTGGGATTCCGTGCTGTCTGAAGAAGCGGTTCTGGCCTTTGAATACGGTTATGCGACGGCAGAACCTCGTACTCTGACCATCTGGGAAGCTCAGTTCGGCGACTTCGCCAACGGCGCTCAGGTTGTGATTGACCAGTTCATCAGCTCCGGCGAGCAGAAATGGGGCCGTATGTGTGGCCTGGTGATGCTGCTGCCGCACGGCTATGAAGGACAAGGGCCTGAGCACTCCTCCGCGCGTCTGGAGCGTTATCTCCAGCTGTGCGCCGAGCAGAACATGCAGGTTTGCGTCCCATCAACTCCAGCTCAGGTTTATCACATGCTGCGTCGTCAGGCGCTGCGCGGGATGCGCCGTCCGCTAGTGGTGATGTCACCGAAATCTCTGCTGCGCCACCCGCTGGCGGTTTCCAGCCTTGACGAACTGGCCAACGGCGCTTTCCAGCCTGCCATCGGCGAGATTGATGAACTGGATCCGAAAGGCGTTAAGCGCGTAGTTCTGTGTTCCGGTAAGGTTTACTACGACCTGCTGGAGCAGCGTCGCAAGAATGACCAGAAGGATGTGGCGATTGTGCGTATCGAGCAGCTCTATCCGTTCCCGCACCAGGCGGTACAGGAAGCGCTGAAGCCGTTCGCACACGTACACGACTTCGTCTGGTGCCAGGAAGAGCCGCTGAACCAGGGCGCCTGGTACTGCAGCCAGCACCACTTCCGCGAAGTGATTCCGTTTGGGTCCGCTCTGCGTTATGCAGGTCGCCCGGCCTCCGCCTCTCCGGCGGTAGGGTATATGTCCGTTCACCAGAAGCAACAGCAAGATCTGGTTAATGACGCGCTGAACGTCGAATAA
- a CDS encoding dihydrolipoamide succinyltransferase (component of 2-oxoglutarate dehydrogenase complex; catalyzes the transfer of succinyl coenzyme A to form succinyl CoA as part of the conversion of 2-oxoglutarate to succinyl-CoA), giving the protein MSSVDILVPDLPESVADATVATWHKKPGDSVKRDEVLVEIETDKVVLEVPASADGVLDAVLEDEGTTVTSRQILGRLREGNSGGKETSAKADAKESTPAQRQQASLEEQSNDALSPAIRRLIAENDLDASAIKGSGVGGRITREDVEKHLSEAKAKQPAQAKAAEATQAPVAPLAGRSEKRVPMTRLRKRVAERLLEAKNSTAMLTTFNEVNMKPIMELRKQYGEAFEKRHGVRLGFMSFYIKAVVEALKRYPEVNASIDGEDVVYHNYFDVSIAVSTPRGLVTPVLKDVDTLGMADIEKRIKELAVKGRDGKLTVEELTGGNFTITNGGVFGSLMSTPIINPPQSAILGMHAIKDRPMAVDGKVEILPMMYLALSYDHRLIDGRESVGYLVAIKELLEDPTRLLLDV; this is encoded by the coding sequence ATGAGTAGCGTAGATATTCTAGTTCCTGACCTGCCTGAGTCCGTAGCCGACGCGACAGTGGCAACCTGGCATAAAAAACCGGGCGACAGCGTCAAACGTGACGAAGTGCTGGTTGAAATCGAAACTGACAAAGTGGTACTGGAAGTACCCGCGTCTGCGGACGGCGTTCTGGATGCGGTACTGGAAGATGAAGGCACAACCGTGACCTCTCGTCAGATTCTGGGCCGCCTGCGTGAAGGCAACAGCGGCGGAAAAGAAACCTCCGCAAAAGCTGACGCCAAAGAGTCTACTCCGGCTCAGCGCCAGCAGGCTTCTCTGGAAGAGCAGAGCAATGATGCCCTCAGCCCGGCTATCCGCCGCCTGATCGCAGAAAACGACCTCGACGCCAGCGCCATCAAAGGCAGCGGCGTAGGCGGCCGTATCACTCGTGAAGATGTTGAAAAACACCTGAGTGAAGCGAAAGCAAAACAGCCTGCACAGGCAAAAGCCGCCGAAGCCACTCAGGCACCGGTTGCGCCACTGGCTGGGCGCAGCGAAAAACGCGTGCCAATGACCCGTCTGCGCAAGCGCGTGGCCGAGCGTCTGCTGGAAGCGAAAAACTCTACCGCCATGCTCACTACTTTCAACGAAGTGAACATGAAGCCAATCATGGAACTGCGTAAGCAGTACGGTGAAGCGTTTGAAAAACGCCACGGCGTGCGTCTGGGCTTCATGTCCTTCTACATTAAAGCGGTTGTTGAAGCGCTGAAACGCTATCCGGAAGTGAACGCTTCCATCGACGGCGAAGACGTGGTTTACCACAACTACTTTGATGTCAGCATCGCGGTGTCCACCCCGCGTGGCCTGGTGACGCCTGTGCTGAAAGACGTTGATACCCTGGGCATGGCTGACATCGAAAAACGTATCAAAGAGCTGGCAGTGAAAGGCCGTGACGGCAAGCTGACCGTGGAAGAGTTGACCGGCGGTAACTTCACCATTACCAACGGCGGCGTCTTCGGTTCTCTGATGTCTACGCCAATCATCAACCCACCTCAGAGCGCGATCCTGGGTATGCACGCCATCAAAGACCGCCCAATGGCGGTTGACGGTAAAGTAGAGATCCTGCCGATGATGTATCTGGCGCTCTCTTACGATCACCGTCTGATCGATGGCCGCGAGTCCGTGGGTTACCTGGTAGCGATTAAAGAGCTGCTGGAAGATCCAACTCGTCTGCTGCTTGACGTGTAG